The Deltaproteobacteria bacterium genome contains the following window.
CATCTAAAGATGATGCTCAATTATTAGCTACACTGAGACGCTTTACTGATTATTTTTTAAAATCTCATCCTGATAAAGGTATTTTTTATTATCAAGTTGGTGATGGTGGCGCCGATCATGCTTTTTGGGGCACTCCTGAAGAACAAACTGAACCAAGACCTACAAGAAGATATGCTGATGCAAGAAATCCAGCCGCTGATGTCTTAGGTGAAACTGCGGCAGCATTAGCATTAGGATTTTTAAACTTTAAAGATGATAATGAATATGCACAAAAATGTTTGCTCGCCGCCAAAGAACTTTATCATATGGGAAAAACTAATCCCGGCTTAGGCGATGCTCAAGGTTTTTATCAATCTTCTTCATTTTTTGATGATTTATCATGGGCTGCAGTTTGGTTGTATATTGCAACTGGTGAGGAAAAATATCTTAAAGATATTGATAATTTTTTAAAAAAATCAAAAAACAATGCGCCATTTAAAACTTCGACTATGTCTTGGGACAATGTCTTTTTACCTGTAATGCTAAAGATGTATGACATTACAGACGATACTCGTTATAGTAATGCTGTTAAAGATAGTATTGAGTATTGGATAGACTCAATGAAAACTACCCCCGGTGGCCTTAAGTATTATTTGCAATGGGGAGTTTTACGTTACGCTGCCAACGAAGCGATGTTGGCGTTATTTTACACTCGTCGATTCCTTTCACACACATATTATAATTTTGCGCAACAACAAATAGATTATATTTTAGGTAATAACCCACAAAACATTTCTTACATTATTGGTTTTGGTGACAAGTACCCTAAAGAGCCCCATCACCGTGCGGCAATTTCATGTCAAGCTGCCAATATACATAAAAATCGCGATTGTACTCTTTATGGCGCTCTAGTTGGTGGTCCGAATGATAATGACGAATACATTGATGATATGAACATGTATCAATATTCTGAAGTTGCGCTTGATTATAATGCCGGTCTTATTGGTGCACTTTCTGTACTTTCATTTGATAAACAACAATGGCTAAAATAATTATGCCGCTACGCTCAGATTTTCCTGATAATTTTTTATGGGGTACTGCTACGGCTGCCTATCAAATAGAAGGCGCTCACGATATTGATGGCCGCAAGGCTTCTATCTGGGATACATTTTGCA
Protein-coding sequences here:
- a CDS encoding glycoside hydrolase family 9 protein, which produces MLDYFYRLHRITKFNYLIKSWRQYFGLIALLSFLPTLSCSSSNTAYRSSTNTPLESILAINTISPYKDALKLAIQFYDANRCGNEVATNNTFSWRDNCHINDGHDVNVDLTGGFHDAGDHVKFGLPQGYTASILGWVYYENKQILLASKDDAQLLATLRRFTDYFLKSHPDKGIFYYQVGDGGADHAFWGTPEEQTEPRPTRRYADARNPAADVLGETAAALALGFLNFKDDNEYAQKCLLAAKELYHMGKTNPGLGDAQGFYQSSSFFDDLSWAAVWLYIATGEEKYLKDIDNFLKKSKNNAPFKTSTMSWDNVFLPVMLKMYDITDDTRYSNAVKDSIEYWIDSMKTTPGGLKYYLQWGVLRYAANEAMLALFYTRRFLSHTYYNFAQQQIDYILGNNPQNISYIIGFGDKYPKEPHHRAAISCQAANIHKNRDCTLYGALVGGPNDNDEYIDDMNMYQYSEVALDYNAGLIGALSVLSFDKQQWLK